Proteins from one Psilocybe cubensis strain MGC-MH-2018 chromosome 11, whole genome shotgun sequence genomic window:
- a CDS encoding Sphingolipid C9-methyltransferase 2, protein MSSSAVRVTNYPAIKNAPLVGLAEGNGAFNNYHLAALLVVVPYVVKSFLPIVKYGGFKTYLFMFVLMGAPTAVGYWSFISIYGARRNEKVTLPGKDIEEYIDIKDEDLKKLYKGKEKIPMQVFHDAYFDGKIDFKGDVLDILEQRHDWAKMNFTFELFKYVFTVFIPEVIVHSQSQDEEQIRGNYDRGDDFYEWFLGPRMIYTSGVVLDINKEETLEELQDNKLAIVCNKLNLQPTDKLLDIGCGWGTLVTYAAKNFGCDATGVTLAQKQAKFGTERIAKNGVPADKARILCCDYREIPTGTKYDKIVSLEMAEHVGVRRYSQFLSEVYDLLEDDGVFVFQVAGLRPSWQFEDLVWGLFMNKYIFPGADASCSLGWVITKLESAGFEIKNIDVLGVHYSATIDRWYKNWLANKDKVVEKYGERWYRIWVFFLAYSVIVARQGSSSVFQITMHKNLNAYHRIEGVPNHHSIHVKLDKEPL, encoded by the exons ATGTCCTCCTCAGCAGTGCGGGTGACCAACTACCCCGCAATCAAGAACGCGCCCTTGGTTGGGCTCGCAGAGGGCAATGGTGCCTTTAACAACTACCACCTCGCCGctctcctcgtcgtcgttccATACGTCGTCAAGTCTTTCCTTCCCATCGTCAAATATGGCGGCTTCAAGACGTACCTCTTCATGTTCGTCCTCATGGGCGCGCCTACCGCTGTCGGATACTGGTCCTTCATCAGTATCTATGGTGCGCGGAGGAACGAAAAGGTCACCCTGCCTGGCAAGGACATCGAGGAATACATCGACATCAAGGACGAGGACCTCAAGAAGCTGTACAAGGGCAAGGAGAAGATCCCCATGCAGGTCTTCCACGACGCGTACTTCGACGGCAAAATTGACTTCAAGG GCGACGTGTTGGACATCCTGGAGCAGCGCCATGACTGGGCCAAGATGAACTTTACCTTTGAGCTCTTCAAATACGTGTTCACCGTCTTCATTCCTGAGGTCATCGTTCACTCCCAGAGCCAGGACGAGGAGCAGATTCGTGGCAACTACGATC GTGGCGATGACTTTTATGAATG GTTCCTTGGCCCCCGTATGATCTACACCTCCGGCGTCGTCCTCGACATCAACAAGGAAGAGACCCTCGAGGAGCTCCAGGACAACAAACTCGCCATCGTCTGCAACAAGCTCAACCTCCAGCCCACTGACAA GCTCCTTGATATTGGCTGTGGATGGGGTACCCTGGTCACCTACGCTGCAAAGAACTTTGGCTGCGACGCTACTGGTGTAACACTCGCCCAGAAACAGGCCAAGTTCGGTACTGAACGCATTGCGAAGAACGGC GTCCCCGCTGACAAGGCCCGCATCTTGTGCTGCGACTACCGTGAGATCCCCACCGGCACCAAGTATGACAAAATCGTCTCTCTCGAAATGGCTGAG CACGTCGGTGTCCGCAGATACTCCCAGTTCCTTTCCGAAGTGTACGACCTCCTCGAGGATGATGGTGTTTTCGTGTTCCAGGTCGCAGGTCTGCGCCCCAGCTGGCAATTCGAGGATCTGGTTTG GGGTCTCTTCATGAACAAGTACATCTTCCCTGGTGCGGACGCGTCGTGCTCTCTCGGATGGGTTATCACCAAG CTCGAATCCGCTGGCTTCGAAATCAAAAACATTGATGTGCTCGGCGTGCATTACTCGGCTACCATTGACCGATGGTACAAGAACTGGCTGGCGAACAAGGACAAGGTCGTCGAGAAGTACGGTGAGCGATGGTACAGGATCTGGGTCTTCTTCTTGGCGTACAGTGTCATCGTCGCTCG TCAGGGAAGCTCGTCTGTGTTCCAGATCACGATGCACAAGAACTTGAACGCGTACCACCGTATCGAGGGTGTGCCCAACCACCACTCGATCCACGTCAAGCTCGACAAGGAGCCTCTGTAA
- a CDS encoding 60S ribosomal protein L24-A produces MKLEIDSFSGYRIYPSKGKLFVRGDSKVFRFASSKNASLFLQRKNPRKIAWTVVYRRMHKKGITEEVAKKRSRKTVKHQRGIVGADLATIAARRNQTAAVRTQQRLAAITKAKSEKKEKETKKAKPARPTGSTAPKVSKQQMKGAKQNVKMKSGLQ; encoded by the exons ATG AAGCTCGAGATCGACTCCTTCTCCGGGTACCGTATCTACCCCAGCAAGGGCAAGCTCTTTGTCCGTGGCGACAGCAAA GTCTTCCGCTTCGCCAGCTCCAAAAATGCCTCCCTCTTCCTGCAGCGCAAGAACCCCCGCAAGATCGCCTGGACGGTCGTCTACCGCCGCATGCACAAGAAGGGTATCACTGAGGAGGTCGCCAAGAAGCGCTCGCGCAAGACCGTGAAGCACCAGCGCGGCATCGTCGGCGCTGACCTCGCCACCATCGCCGCCCGCCGCAACCAGACCGCGGCCGTCCGCACCCAGCAGCGCCTTGCCGCCATCACCAAGGCCAAgtcggagaagaaggagaaggagaccAAGAAGGCCAAG CCTGCTCGCCCAACAGGATCCACCGCCCCCAAGGTGTCGAAGCAGCAAATGAAGGGTGCTAAGCAGAACGTCAAGATGAAGTCTGGCCTTCAGTAG